The Pochonia chlamydosporia 170 chromosome 1, whole genome shotgun sequence genome window below encodes:
- a CDS encoding F-box domain-containing protein (similar to Metarhizium acridum CQMa 102 XP_007809810.1) has product MEPASLTSLPDDLLLDIVENLDTTRDVSHLGGVAKRTHRLVEQAGWKTFANTRFPSLKSPFDQAFPWSKVVDKFSYLDRCWDKRALQFSMYRAQRPPRKNAHGAPRQAIDFHGLVDAHYVPSLDKEVVAWGGGEDLHVRWGDDVRQTWKSILGKTTNYAAGTGDVTCLKIIERRAGHPEVVVGRANGDVQVLSASKNKSFGRPTKTVIKLDEREDAYQQSPFSISPGRLAVNCTEWQPRTDMLATCRSSYLHLYNIPSERCADPQSLAFYDMTKDRPSNEESYVRDIKFLGRDNLAVALGGSSQPIQYGTIRPTGVEFMSAPHNPAIYDRKEGKLEPAMSSEITNVWSIQPVGHKESNNLLLSSWHDGSYRLMDIRTPSPYDAIYRDSFQPYHAGGPLLVYGTERFVSGNTTAPTLRLFDFRFPKPYFHSTALPCSPHQPQPRVACSPRRSFDEKTAIWKCRPGSSRCNWHEAMESPCFRQDATLWLGFDMRSMDRVFSLAKASDASDKFYVGLRGAFAEAQLVLAEDIPTRRQTMHPCPEGWRASDMSNVSVADTGIGLCMSSVHEGAHGELHNSMPEMLFQSGSQGKKPGSRVLLDPPEGSRFDTAWRQQMPLRFRDGRHRRT; this is encoded by the coding sequence ATGGAACCTGCGTCCCTGACAAGTCTCCCCGATGACTTGTTACTCGACATTGTCGAAAACCTCGACACCACCCGAGATGTATCTCATCTCGGGGGCGTCGCCAAGCGGACACATCGTCTCGTCGAACAAGCAGGTTGGAAAACATTTGCAAACACGAGATTTCCGTCCTTGAAATCCCCATTTGACCAGGCCTTTCCGTGGTCCAAGGTTGTTGATAAATTCTCCTACCTTGATCGATGCTGGGACAAGCGTGCCCTGCAGTTCAGCATGTACAGAGCCCAGCGACCGCCGAGGAAGAATGCACATGGCGCTCCCAGACAGGCGATTGATTTCCATGGCCTCGTTGATGCTCACTACGTGCCGTCTTTGGATAAAGAGGTCGTTGCCTGGGGAGGCGGTGAGGATCTCCATGTACGATGGGGTGATGACGTGAGGCAGACGTGGAAGAGCATCTTGGGCAAGACGACGAACTATGCTGCAGGGACAGGCGATGTGACGTGCTTGAAGATTATTGAACGGCGCGCAGGACATCccgaggtggtggttgggagGGCAAATGGGGATGTGCAGGTTCTTTCTGCCTCGAAGAACAAGTCCTTTGGCAGGCCGACCAAGACGGTCATCAAGTTGGATGAGCGGGAGGATGCGTATCAACAATCTCCGTTTAGTATCTCACCGGGACGACTGGCCGTTAATTGCACGGAGTGGCAACCCCGTACAGATATGCTGGCTACCTGTCGGAGTTCATATCTTCACCTGTACAACATCCCGTCTGAAAGGTGTGCCGACCCTCAATCACTTGCATTCTACGACATGACCAAGGATCGACCCTCCAATGAGGAATCCTACGTTCGGGATATCAAGTTTTTAGGAAGGGATAATCTTGCTGTGGCATTGGGAGGAAGCTCCCAGCCCATTCAGTACGGCACCATCCGACCTACTGGTGTGGAATTTATGTCCGCGCCCCATAACCCAGCTATATACGACAGAAAGGAGGGGAAACTTGAGCCGGCTATGTCCTCAGAAATAACAAACGTATGGTCGATACAGCCAGTCGGACACAAGGAGAGTAACAATCTCCTGCTGAGTTCCTGGCATGACGGATCCTACCGACTGATGGATATCAGAACACCATCCCCCTACGACGCCATATACCGGGATAGCTTTCAGCCCTATCACGCTGGTGGCCCGTTACTAGTGTACGGAACCGAGAGATTCGTCTCTGGCAACACCACCGCTCCAACCCTACGCTTATTCGACTTTCGCTTCCCGAAGCCGTATTTTCACTCTACCGCCTTGCCGTGTTCACCACACCAGCCACAACCAAGAGTTGCATGCTCACCGCGGAGATCATTTGATGAAAAGACCGCTATTTGGAAGTGCAGACCTGGAAGTAGTAGATGTAATTGGCACGAGGCCATGGAGTCTCCTTGCTTTAGACAGGACGCTACGCTTTGGTTAGGATTTGACATGCGGTCCATGGATCGGGTGTTCTCACTGGCAAAAGCATCAGATGCATCGGATAAGTTCTACGTTGGCCTTCGGGGAGCGTTTGCGGAAGCACAGTTAGTTCTGGCGGAGGATATCCCTACCCGAAGACAGACGATGCATCCGTGTCCGGAAGGATGGCGCGCATCGGATATGTCTAATGTTTCTGTGGCGGATACAGGGATCGGCCTGTGTATGAGTAGTGTGCATGAGGGAGCGCACGGTGAGCTGCATAATAGCATGCCTGAGATGTTGTTTCAATCTGGTAGTCAGGGTAAGAAGCCGGGATCTCGTGTGCTGTTGGATCCCCCGGAGGGAAGTAGATTCGACACTGCTTGGCGGCAACAGATGCCGTTGAGGTTTAGAGATGGTAGGCACAGGAGGACTTAG
- a CDS encoding lipase (similar to Colletotrichum fioriniae PJ7 XP_007595312.1) → MTQDCLNNFKFYAQYSLVALCNTGVKPGATVKCKGAFYSTSGSIWNLNGLVALDHVRREIVGVIRATTTVRNVIADAVIIPKDCDLVPGCKVHTGFADAWQDVASTFKTLLDDARERQPSYRVTFTGYSLGGSTALLAAAYLRGQGYDGVDVYTFGAPRVGNGAFIDYVMRQNGSEYRITHWDDLAPTYVPLFLGYRHNFPEYWLSQGPSTRIHYEVQDVQVCMGPEQKQCNEAQFNLDIVAHLFYFQSALVCFPIGLRRRMDTSPKMFLDKSVDVDVLKKLRTWRQKDLRHCELAANYPLGNCPSPSCTVTSKLDQDPGQIEVVWRNNRANGTGADPIISSGWGKIR, encoded by the exons ATGACACAAGATTGTCTCAACAACTTCAAGTTCTACGCCCAGTATAGCTTAGTTGCGCTGTGCAATACAGGCGTCAAACCCGGAGCCACCGTTAAATGCAAGGGTGCTT TTTACTCAACCAGCGGCTCAATTTGGAACCTCAACGGCCTCGTGGCCTTAGACCACGTCCGTCGAGAGATTGTCGGTGTAATCAGAGCCACCACTACCGTGCGCAACGTCATTGCCGATGCCGTCATCATACCCAAAGACTGTGACCTCGTCCCAGGTTGCAAAGTCCACACAGGTTTCGCAGATGCATGGCAGGACGTAGCCAGCACATTCAAGACCCTGCTGGACGACGCGAGAGAGCGACAGCCATCGTACCGCGTTACTTTTACGGGATATTCACTCGGAGGATCTACCGCACTCTTGGCGGCAGCTTACCTGCGAGGTCAGGGCTACGACGGAGTCGACGTTTATACTTTCGGAGCGCCGAGGGTAGGCAACGGCGCTTTCATCGACTATGTCATGAGACAAAATGGGTCTGAGTACCGGATTACACACTGGGATGATTTGGCTCCTACTTATGTGCCCTTGTTTTTGGGATACCGACACAATTTTCCAGAATATTGGCTCTCGCAGGGTCCATCCACGAGAATACATTATGAGGTTCAGGATGTACAAGTGTGTATGGGGCCGGAGCAGAAACAATGCAATGAGGCACAGTTCAACCTGGATATTGTGGCTCACTTGTTTTACTTCCAATCTGCTCTGGTGTGCTTCCCAATTGGCCTTCGTAGGAGGATGGACACTAGTCCAAAGATGTTTTTAGATAAAtctgttgacgttgatgtgTTGAAAAAGTTGAGGACCTGGCGTCAGAAGGATCTG CGGCATTGTGAATTGGCGGCAAACTACCCCCTTGGAAACTGTCCAAGCCCATCTTGTACCGTAACGAGCAAGTTAGATCAAGATCCGGGGCAAATCGAAGTAGTCTGGAGAAATAACCGAGCCAACGGAACCGGGGCAGatcccatcatcagctcCGGATGGGGGAAGATAAGGTGA
- a CDS encoding C2H2 transcription factor (AmdA) (similar to Cordyceps militaris CM01 XP_006669805.1) has translation MAPMLNDITQQGAVHHGRVKGFDEPMGAYSERPRQGQPESMLSSGFAPQPPQPVYDDYNLFLDEFAGSQHLLPPHFESDQQFSMWARAPGQINHRGSSRPSSQFPSRFGSLGPDIREPVDTGTRLHEDSSRANLLRISVADHNIMKSRLDEFSTVLPNDFVFPSRHTLSRFFEGYISGFHDHLPFLHLPTLMPVEMGPELLLAILAVGAQYRFESNRGYALWYAAKAVALEQIRRRHSSEVHALLPTAASYSPHSTRPSPSISYRHSFASAQSDRPVTQDTHREPYSPNTPAARLETIQAVLLLFAVGLWGAKTILQEALSLQSNLAILIREEGLNVEASPSSLNEWESWIRLEGANRTKLIAFCFFNLCSTAYDMPPLLLTAELNLYMPVRSRLWRAESAWQWQELRQSTPVADITVHEAFSRLFGRTTQGLPNHLSSLGHYILIHALIQHVYLLKQTSFAAGSPYDVQRTLKPEDVEEVSQALRVWQTSFEHRHQLRAAESGHSMNTDASSGGSLTFNATALLRLAYIRLYTDIPPSRALETRDSMMIASALNGTPLLHRSLRLHRAVFQAVHVLSMLVKAGVNYVARAKSAEWSIQHSLCNFECALLLAKWLITLSAITPSDPAASPEEKNLLQNIRRMLDETEFAVPVDPSLAGPSSMHGHMDMVTSDGAKLRQLASAVVRLWAETFKGVHIFDMVKVMGASLDGYADLVDKPRERTPPMARMAPEVGMTG, from the exons ATGGCCCCTATGTTAAATGACATAACTCAACAAGGCGCAGTTCACCATGGGAGAGTGAAAGGCTTCGATGAACCGATGGGGGCCTATTCGGAGCGACCTCGGCAGGGACAACCTGAGTCTATGTTATCGTCTGGCTTTGCGCCTCAGCCCCCGCAACCGGTGTACGACGACTACAACCTGTTCCTAGACGAGTTCGCAGGCTCTCAGCATCTGTTGCCTCCGCACTTTGAGTCTGACCAGCAGTTCAGTATGTGGGCAAGGGCTCCTGGGCAAATTAACCATAGAGGTAGCTCTCGACCTTCATCACAGTTTCCATCTCGGTTCGGTTCTTTAGGACCTGATATTCGAGAGCCTGTCGATACAGGCACGCGATTGCATGAAGACTCGTCGAGAGCCAACCTGCTTCGAATTTCTGTCGCTGACCATAACATCATGAAAAGTCGTCTTGACGAGTTCTCAACTGTTTTGCCGAACGATTTTGTCTTTCCGTCCCGTCACACTTTATCCAGATTTTTTGAGGGTTACATCAGCGGATTCCATGACCATCTACCCTTCCTACATTTACCGACCCTGATGCCCGTTGAAATGGGTCCTGAGTTGCTGTTGGCAATACTGGCGGTTGGTGCTCAGTATCGTTTTGAGAGTAATAGAGGCTATGCACTGTGGTATGCTGCTAAAGCCGTTGCACTCGAACAAATCAGGAGGCGACATAGCTCTGAAGTACACGCCTTGCTGCCAACGGCCGCTTCGTACAGTCCGCATTCAACAAGACCGTCGCCAAGTATAAGTTATCGACACTCTTTTGCATCAGCCCAGTCTGACCGACCTGTCACGCAAGACACGCACCGCGAGCCATA TTCTCCCAATACCCCAGCCGCTAGACTTGAAACCATACAAGCAGTTCTACTTCTTTTTGCCGTTGGTTTGTGGGGGGCCAAGACAATCCTTCAAGAAGCTCTGTCTTTGCAGAGCAATTTGGCCATTCTTATCCGCGAAGAAGGCTTGAACGTTGAGGCCAGTCCTTCATCTCTTAATGAATGGGAGTCATGGATACGCCTAGAAGGAGCCAACCGCACGAAACTAATTgccttttgtttcttcaATCTGTGCAGCACAGCATATGACATGCCGCCACTGCTTCTCACAGCAGAACTGAATTTGTACATGCCAGTTCGATCAAGGTTGTGGAGAGCAGAGTctgcttggcaatggcaggaATTACGGCAGTCAACGCCTGTGGCAGACATCACGGTACATGAAGCTTTTTCCCGACTATTCGGCCGCACTACCCAGGGCTTGCCAAATCACTTGTCGTCACTGGGCCATTATATATTAATTCATGCTTTGATTCAACACGTATATCTTTTGAAACAGACATCGTTTGCGGCTGGCTCGCCATACGATGTTCaacgaacattgaaaccagaGGATGTGGAAGAGGTTTCACAGGCATTGCGGGTGTGGCAAACGAGCTTTGAGCATCGACACCAACTTCGGGCCGCAGAATCTGGACACTCAATGAACACTGATGCGAGCTCTGGGGGTTCGCTGACGTTCAATGCCACAGCACTTTTGCGACTGGCGTACATTCGCTTGTATACCGATATCCCACCAAGCCGGGCGCTCGAAACCAGAGATTCGATGATGATTGCATCAGCTCTGAATGGCACACCATTGTTACACCGTAGCTTGAGACTGCACCGAGCAGTGTTCCAGGCTGTGCATGTATTATCTATGCTAGTCAAGGCCGGTGTGAACTACGTGGCAAGAGCGAAATCTGCTGAATGGAGCATACAGCATTCCC TATGCAATTTCGAATGCGCTCTCTTACTAGCAAAATGGCTTATAACACTGTCTGCAATCACGCCATCAGATCCAGCGGCGTCCCCGGAAGAAAAGAATCTCTTGCAGAATATCCGGCGTATGCTGGACGAAACTGAATTTGCGGTTCCCGTCGACCCGTCACTTGCGGGTCCCAGCTCGATGCATGGACATATGGATATGGTGACAAGTGACGGCGCTAAGCTGAGGCAACTCGCGAGTGCTGTCGTTCGGCTATGGGCAGAGACGTTCAAAGGCGTGCATATATTTGACATGGTTAAAGTAATGGGCGCGAGCCTGGATGGTTATGCTGATCTTGTGGACAAGCCTCGAGAGCGTACGCCACCTATGGCCAGGATGGCGCCGGAGGTTGGCATGACCGGATAG